CGGCGACATCGGGTGTTATACCCTCGCCGCCGCCCCCCCCCTCAGCGCCATCCACACGACTGTATGTATGGGCGCCGGCGTCGCGCAGGCCCATGGGGCGATGAAGGCCCTCGGGAAAGAAGCCCTCGGCAAGGTTTGTTCAGTGCTGGGCGATTCCACATTCCTCCATAATGGTCTGACTCCCCTTATGGACATTGTTTATAACAAGGGGAACGCCACTACGATCGTCGTGGACAACAGAATTACCGCCATGACGGGGCAACAGGAGCATCCCGGCACCGGCTTTACCATAAAGGGGGAACCGACGTATATGGTGGATTATGAACAGATCGGAAGGGCTCTCGGCGTGAAGAGCATCCGGAATGTCGATCCTTATAATATTGCCGAAACCATGGAAGTGTTAAAGGAAGAGATGGATAAAGACGAACCGTCACTCGTGCTCTGCGTTGACGCCCCTTGCGTGCTTCTCAGAAGGGAGAAGAAACAGTTCGAGTACACGTTATATGCGATAGATGAGGACAAATGCAGGGGGTGTAAAATATGTCTCAATATCAACTGTCCCGCCATTAGCTGGCATGAAGGCGCCGGGGAGTCAACAGATGGCCATAAGAGGAAAGGGACTGTCCGTATCAATCCAGACCAGTGCGTAGGCTGCCGGGTCTGTCAACAGCTCTGTAAGTTTGAATCTATAAAACCCGTTAAAAAATCGCAATAGGGAGAAACAACATGAATGAAAATGAAAAAGTGACAAATATATTTCTCTCCGGCGTTGGCGGTCAGGGCGCGATCCTTGCGAGCAATATCCTCGCCGAAGTGTTCCTGAATTCCGGTTATGATGTAAAAAAAGCGGAAGTACATGGAATGGCACAACGCGGCGGAGAGGTCACAACCCATTTCAGGTTCGGGAAGAAGGTCTATTCCCCGCTGATCAAGCATGGTGATGTTGATTTCCTCGTTTCTTTCGAACTCCTCGAGGCGATTCGCTATATTAACTGGGTGAAGCCTGAAGGCAGGGTAATCATAAATAACCAGATGGTATTCCCTCCTGCGGTAAACCTCGGCCTGAGGGAATACCCGAAGGATGTGGGTGAGACTTTCAAAAAATATTTCAAAGGCAACGCATATATAATCAACGGGCAGGATATTGCGAAGAACCTGGGAAGCCTTCAGTCCGCCAATGTGGTGCTAGTGGGCGCCTTATCAAGTTTTTTCCCGGGGCTCAAGGAAGAGCTGTTTCTTGAGGCCGTCAAGGGGCTTCTTGCCTCAAAGCTCCACGACCTCAACATTAAAGCCTTTTACGAGGGGAAAAAGGCTATGGAACGGAAAGACTGATTAACCGCACAGGGGAAAGCGTTCCAGTTTTCTCAACCCATCAATAGGTTCATACGTCGCCGAATGAAAAAGGCGCCGGCTCTTTTTCTCGACATTTCTGCCTCCAAATTTAAAGGGCCCCGTTGCCGGGGCCTTGAAAATTACCGCCTGATGGTTACACAAGGCCGGATTTACATGACGGACATGATGACAGTTAAGCGTGTAAGCAGAATGGGATGGGAAAACATGCCCCGCACCTTGAGACGGCCTGTCAGGATGTGCGAAATGACCTTTAATCCCGCCTTATCGAAATAATACGGCAAGCCCCATTTGATTTTCAGGACATTCAGGTCCATTACCTGCGCAGATTCGGTCTTGATGACAAGCGCCGGTTTTCCAACGATTCCGGCATCGATGGTCATTTTCCCCCCGTCGAAACGAAGAGTCACCACCGCCTCGATATCATGCAAGTTCAAGGCTACGGCCCCTTTCATTTTCTTGAGGACCTCCATCTTGTCCGGGTGTTTTTCAATATTCTGGGTCATGAGATCCTCAAGAACATTTGAGAAAGGGACCTCATCCGCGGCCCTGTTTTCGATGAACTGGTTCATCATCCCCCCTGCTGTTGCCTTAAATTCCGGTTGTCCATCCTTCCGGGAGGCGGTCTTTCGACTGTCTCCCGGCATTATCCGCAATCAAAATGCTTTCTTGTAAATCTCCAGGACCTGCGATGAATCGATAACCATCTTCGGGTTATTCAGAATTGAGCCGTCCGACATGCACAGCTCCGACGCCCTTGGAAGATCCGCTTCTTTGACACCCACCTCGGAGAGTTTTTGTGGATGTTTGATGCGCTTTGTGAATGCCTTCATCGCCTTGACAGATTCCTTGGCGGCCGTCAGGTCGTCCATGCCGCGTTCC
The DNA window shown above is from Spirochaetota bacterium and carries:
- a CDS encoding indolepyruvate oxidoreductase subunit beta — protein: MNENEKVTNIFLSGVGGQGAILASNILAEVFLNSGYDVKKAEVHGMAQRGGEVTTHFRFGKKVYSPLIKHGDVDFLVSFELLEAIRYINWVKPEGRVIINNQMVFPPAVNLGLREYPKDVGETFKKYFKGNAYIINGQDIAKNLGSLQSANVVLVGALSSFFPGLKEELFLEAVKGLLASKLHDLNIKAFYEGKKAMERKD